The stretch of DNA GCCACTGAATGTGGGTCAATGGTGTATATACCCGAAGAGGCGGAGTTGCTTGTGGCGGCATCCAACACCGTACTGTTGCTTACGGATGCAGTCTTGGCATAAAAGTTAGCCGTATTTCTCAAGTTATCGGCAGCACTCTGGAATGAGGAGAGCTTTGACGATAATGTACTGTACGCACTGATCTTATTATTGTAGTCGGACTGTCTGCTCTGAAGCCTGTAAACAGGCTGCCTTTGCAGCTCGATGAGACTGGATATCAACTTGTTATAATCAATACCCGATGTTAGCCCTATTCCGCTGATAACCGACATAGTTAAGCCTCCTTGTCCAGGAATGCCCCCTCAATATCCTGCAGCCGCCTCATGATCTCGAGATACTCCTCCGGGGGTATCTGTCTTACAACCTCCCCGTTTTCCTTATCGACCACCTTGACAATCACCTCGTTAAGCTCCTTGTCGATCTCGAATCTGATGGATCTGCCCAGGAGCCTCTCTACAAGGGTCTCCTTCTTCCGGGTCTCCTGAGGAGGGTCTTCCCTCAACTTGCGACTTACGGAGGAATCCTCTTCCTGAGCGTTCCGGCCGGCAGGTTCTGCCCTGTCCTGAGGATTGATGCCCTTCCGGGTCTGTTGCGGCAGTTCCTGGGCTGCCATGTTTTTTTCATTCACTATCATCGATCTCTCCATCTAAAGGCGGAGGCGGTTTCATCCAAGAAACCGCCTCCGTGAAATCCGTTACTTCAAGAGAGACAGGGCAGTCTGTGGAATAACGTTTGCCTGAGCAAGTATGGCGGTAGATGCCTGCACCATAATCTGGTTCTTGGTAAAGACCGCTGTCTCAAATGCAAAGTCGGCATCCCTGATCCGGGAGTCCGCAGCCGAGAGGTTCTCAGAGGCGACCCTCAGGTTTGAAATGGTATTGTCAAGCCTGTTCTGGACAGCGCCGAGTGTACCCCTCCGTTCTGCTACCGTTGCTATTGCCGAGTCTATCTGGGTCAGAGCGGACTGGGCGTTACCGGCGGAAGATATGGTGCCGAATGTTCCCGTAATACCGAGATCATCGGTCTTTGTTGCTCCAACTCCGGAGAAGAACGTGATCCTGTCGTTAACGGTATTCTGGAAGCCGACCTGCAATGTTACACCGGCTCCACTCTTCGAACCATCGAGCATTTTGGTACCGTTAAACTCCGTAACATCTGCAATCCTGTCGATTTCGGACTTGAGCTGCTGATACTCATTATCAAGTGCTGAACGTTCAGTAGATCCAAGGGTTCCATTGGCAGACTCTTCCGACAGCTCCCTCATCCTGGCAAGAAGTCCTCCGATCTGGTCAAGACCGCCCTCCGCCACCTGTGCAAGGCTTATGCCGTCCTGGGCATTCCTGGTTGCAACGTTTATACTTCTAATGTGTGCCCTTAACTTCTCAGAGATCGCAAGACCTGCTGCATCATCCTTTGCACTGTTTATCCTGAGACCTGAAGACAGCCGCTGGACCGAGACAGAGAGTTTGTTTATGTTTGCTGCAAGGTTCCTCTGAGCATTCAGAGACATTACGTTTGTGTTAATTACCAGAGACATTCTTTTTTACCTCCTTGTATTTCAGTTTTG from bacterium BMS3Abin08 encodes:
- a CDS encoding flagellar protein FlaG; this encodes MIVNEKNMAAQELPQQTRKGINPQDRAEPAGRNAQEEDSSVSRKLREDPPQETRKKETLVERLLGRSIRFEIDKELNEVIVKVVDKENGEVVRQIPPEEYLEIMRRLQDIEGAFLDKEA
- the hag gene encoding flagellin; amino-acid sequence: MSLVINTNVMSLNAQRNLAANINKLSVSVQRLSSGLRINSAKDDAAGLAISEKLRAHIRSINVATRNAQDGISLAQVAEGGLDQIGGLLARMRELSEESANGTLGSTERSALDNEYQQLKSEIDRIADVTEFNGTKMLDGSKSGAGVTLQVGFQNTVNDRITFFSGVGATKTDDLGITGTFGTISSAGNAQSALTQIDSAIATVAERRGTLGAVQNRLDNTISNLRVASENLSAADSRIRDADFAFETAVFTKNQIMVQASTAILAQANVIPQTALSLLK